The DNA sequence GCATCAAGCGTCGTCACTTTCATATGACTTTATGAATGATTACACATAAAATAACGAGCAGTTAGTGGAATAAGTAATTTGCATAATTCTATCTCCCAACCAAATAAGAAAAATATAACAATAGAAATGGACTATATTAATAAAGCCTAAAAAAGACCACTTCAATTTAAAGTGGTCTTTTCCCGAAGATAAATTAATAGTTAGACTTGTAACTTCTAAACGTATTCCCTCTCCATAAAATGGAAAGAGCAATCATTAATCCAACAATAGAAAAGGACAGAATGACTAATTGAATATCAAATCCTCTAGAAACGAGTAAAGTTACACTTGCATAGGCAAGCGGATCAAACCCATTCATGGCTAAAAAGACAATACTCATGACCCTGCCCATAATGCGGGGATCAGTGTCTTCTTGTGCTGAAGTGAAAAATGGGATGAATACAAATGTCATGGTAAATCCAATGAAGAACGCTAACACTGTTAATATATACAAATTAGGAATTTGACTAAACGCTATAGCTACGATTAATGTTGCAATTAATCCTACAATCGACGTCAATCCCCTGCGGCGTATTTTAATTATACCGATTATAGCTGTACTAACTAGCATTCCAATTCCTAAAGCAGCTTCAATGTAACTAAGGTTAATTGGGGACCCGCCATACGTTTCCACAAAAATTGGGATTGCAATGGATATCGCTCCGAAGGCAAAAAAGTTTAACGTTATTAAAATAAAGATACCTGTCATTAAAAATCTACTTGCTTTTACATAGGAAAGCCCTTCTATGAGATCTCTAAATGGTGTTTGTTTTATTGTATTAACTACAGGACCTTCTTTTATGAAAGGTGGGAACATAAAAAAGGCAGACAACAGAACAATAATAGATGATACGAAATACCCTGATGTTACGCCACCGAATTCCATGACACTCCCAGCGATTATAGGTCCAATAACAAAGCCAATTTGCCCCAACCCCTGAATAATAGCATTTGCTTGTTTAATTTGGTTTTTTTCTACTATTTTCGGGATTAATGATGTTCCAGCTGGTCCAGAAAATGCATCTAATGTTCCAAAAATGGACCCCAAAATGATCAGATGCAGAAATGATAATTGATTTGCATTATGCAATAAAAAAATGATAACTAGCAAAACTCCTTGGATTGAACTCGTGCTGAACATGATTGTCGTCTTCTTGAATTTATCAGCAAGAACCCCTCCGAATGCCATCATGAGAATACGTGGCACAGTAATGGCAATAAGAATGATGCCCAATGAACTAGCAGAACCTAATTCAGAAATGACAAACCACGTTGTTGTCATGAAAAACATACTATACCCTATTAGAGCCAAAAAGCCACCAATAAACAGAAATATAAAAGCACGATTCCGAAATAATGATTGTTGTTCCATAGATAATCTTCCTCTCTATCTGATTATAGAACCAATCATAAATGGTGACGTTATGTCGTAAGCAAACTTTTTCTATTGGTTATGTTAAACTTTGTTGTTGATTTTCGCTTCAGGATGCTCGCTTGCCGCGGGCATTGCTTCTGCTTCCTCGGGCACCCCACCCTGCGGGATCTTCAGCTAATGCTATTCCCGCAGGCGACTCGCACCCTCGTGAAAATCAACATTAGCCTTTAACAGAGCCTTTCTATTAAAAAATTGCCTGTTAAAAATTTTAAAATTCTATATTACTTAGACGATGAACAAGAGTATTGATTGTGACCTTACGTAACAGTTTATAATTGAGTAAGGTGGTGATGGCATGGAAATGACAATTGGTCAGTTTGCAAAAATAGTAGGTTCAACAGTAAGAACACTTAGATACTACGATAAAATTGGTTTACTTACCCCAAAAAAATTAAATAAAAATGGGCGGAAAATATATACAAAATTAGACTGGGAAACTTTTCAACAAATAGTTATTTTAAAGCATCTTGGTTTAACATTAAATGAAATAAAAGAACTAATGACTAAGCAGAAATTTAATAATCGAGAGTTGTTGCAGGTACAGAAGCAGTTAATTGAAGAAAAGCAAGCGGAATTAAATAATAAGTTAGAAGTAATTACGAGAATGGAGAAATTGTACAACATTGAAGGTATTTCTGAGGAAGAATTAAATGAATTTGCTTTTATTATGCTTGATTTATTTAGGCGAGAAAAATCACAAATTCAAATATTGGAAGAACATTTTACAGATGACACGGAGATCTTAAAAGAAATAAAAAGGCTTCATGATCCTGAATACAAGGAGAAAATGGATCGAGAGATATGGTTTTTAATTCAAGCCATTCGAAATGCTATTCATAATAATGATTCTACCAGCAGAAAAAAAGTACAAAAAATTATTAACGAAATGAACAACCTATTCCCTGCGAGTAGGAAGATTTTAAATCTTGTGGATAATAATCATTTTTTAACTAAGTACAATCATGAGTTTACTAATTATTTTCCTGAAAACATCGCTAGCTATATTTATAAGGAATTGAAAACTTATTATGACGAGAACGATAATAATGAATAGGATAAAACAGGTGACTAGAAGCAAATGACTAAAGTGCTTTGTTCCATAATGGGGTATATTGTTGAGGGAGAAAGATGAAAAAACAACGGATCGATTTGCTCACACTACAACGACACTGGTAACTAAATATTATTCTTATTAAAACGATCACTCTTTTAGGAGGATCGTTTTGTCGTATTTGACTCTATACTACGCAGCAAATAACTTCATTTTTAAAAGAAATTTTCAGTAAAGATTTTATTTATATCTGATCAATTTCAAGAATCAGGCCAGGTTGTTGAATTAGTAAATTTGCCTTATTTCAAATCGAATTGGAAAATCTATGTTGATATGATAATAGGAAATAAGAGGTTTTGCGAATGTTTTCACTTAAACTACGAGGCAGGATTATTGAATAAGGTTTCTAAAGAATATAATAAAATGGCTGTAATTCTCCTAGTAAATATTATTTGAATGTTGTGCTAGACTAGGTGTTAAGGGAGGGGATTTAATGTATTTTCCATCCAAGAAAGATAATTGGTTGGCATTTGTAATTTTGGGAGCAATACTTTTAGTTATTTTAAGTTTCATTTTTGATGGAAACCGAAATGGCTGGCCAATATTAGAATTCATAATATGTTTACTGGTAATAGGTTTACCCTTATGGATATGGCTTGGAACAGGATACAAGCTTGAAGAAGGACTTATAAAGATAAGATGTGGTCCTTTTAAAAGTACAGTAAGAATTAAAGAAATTACAAAGTTGAGTGCAACGAAGAGCCCGCTTTCAGCACCTGCCTTGTCCCTAGATAGGATAGAGATTACTCACGGTATGTATAATATGGCAATTGTATCCCCGAAAAACAAAATTGATTTTATTAGTATTTTATTAAGTGAAAATCCGGATATTCAAGTAGATAAAAATCTTATCCGTCAACAGAGTGGTTAAAACTAAATTCTTTGAGACAGAGGGACAGGTCCCTTGTCTTATCTAGGTTTAGGGCGTTTAACTAATTCACCTCCACAATTAGGACAAATATATTTCATATTTTCTGTGCAAGGTTCACAAAAAGTACATTCGTAAGTACAAATGTAAGCATCGGCTTCTATTGATATGCTTCGTTCACAAGCTTCACAAAACTTTCTCATCTCTAATGCCATTTTATTACTCTCTCCCTTGTAAAGTTTTTTTCTTAATACCCAATTTTCACATCAAATTTTATAGCATTGCTATTAATTCTTCTGTTTCTTTTATAATTGCAAACTCTTTATGCAAATTGGCTAAAGACATCTCATGTATTTTATTGGCATTGAATGTTTCCCCATTGAGACTTTGCCTATCAAAAGTTGCGGTCGCATCTGAAACTAAAAAAGGATTAAAACCGAGATTTCTAGCCATACGAGTTGTTGTTTCCACACAGTGTTTAGTAGTTAAGCCTGTTATAACAATGTTACGACTATTGTTTTTCTTTAATATTTCTTCAAGGTTAGTACCAATAAAAGCACTATTAACACTTTTGGTAATAATGAGACAGAGGGACAGGTCCCTCGTCGCACCTAAATTTCTCTACTTGTAGGTTGATAAGACAAGGGACCTGTCCCCTTGTCTCATTTAAACCACAAGTCTTTATAGTTTACTCTTCCAAACCATTCTAGACTGATTCCTTTTAGTTGGGAGTTGTTGTTGACGTTGATTGCGTGACTTCGGTGATATAGATTGATAATGGCTACTTCTTTTTTTATCGTATGTTCAAGGTCTAATAAGTAGCTCATTTGTTTATTTGTATCAGCCTCTTGGCGGACATTTAGTATTTGCTGGTCGAGAATAGCGCCTAACTTTTTCCCCATTAGGTTTTTGACAAAGCTTCCTGGTATTTGGAAGAAACGGTAGAAGGAGTAGACAATGTCGTTTCCGAAAGCGAAGCCACCAATAATCATATCTGCTTTTTTCATCGTGGACTGCTTTAATAGCTCAGGGATAGGAATGACATGGACATCCACTTTAATACCGACTTTCTCACACTGTTCCTTGATCCAAAATGCTTCCGTCTGAACTGAAGCGTTCTTCCGTAATTGTGTAGCATAAAGTGTCAATGTTTCCCCGCTATATCCAGCCTCATGAAGTAACGCCATAGACTTTGCAGGATTATATGCATTTACATAGGTTTTAGCCGTTTCATTGATTAGTTGACTATCTGCAGGGAAGAGGTGTTTTCCCCCTAGAAACTGGCAAAGGGCGTCTCTATCAATGCAAAGGTTAATGGCCTCTCTTAACTTTTTTGATTGGTGAGGTCCATCCTTAAATAGATTAAACGTGATATACGTTGCCCCTTCTTCCGGTTGATGAACCTCTTCCCAATACATGGGAGTGTTATTTGCTGAAACATCATGGGAGAAGTAGTCAGCAAAACCGCGTTTTGTATCCTGATTTATCTCGTCTAACGTAATGATTTCCACTCGGTCTAGGTGAGGGCGTCCTTTGAAATACGTGCCGTGGGCATCAAGCCTTATCATCGACTCATCATGTTTTGTTATCTTAAAAGGACCTGTTCCTGTTGGCAATGTAGTAAATGCTTCACCAAGATTACGATAAACATCGATTGGTATAATCGATAATTGTTTGTGACAAAGTGCGTGTGGAAATAAATAATCTGTCTGGGATAAATGGAATTCCACCACCCATTTTTTATTAGCCTCTATTGCTTTTATGTTGCTAATCATCGATTTATTAGAAAAAGCTATTTCTTTCAATCTTTGAAACGACTGAACAACGTCTTGTGCGGTTAATTCCCTTCCATGGTGAAAAAATACGCCCTTCCTCAAATAGAAACGCCATGTCATCCCCTCATCACTACATTCGTAATGATGAGCCAAGTGGGGATCGGCGGACTTCGTCTCTGGATTGTAAACGAGAAGGGTATCGAAAATGTGATCGACTAAATGGTTCTCATGGATGGAATTAATATGGGCTGGGTCTAGGTGAATGATGGAAAAATAATATGGATAACGTAACACCTCTAGTGGTTCATTTTTGTCATTTTCCTCTATGTAACCAAACTGATTTACTAGCCATTCATTGGCTTTTTCTTGATAGTGCGGTCCTAAAGAATGGAGGAGTTGAAGCCCCTCTTTATACCGTCCTGATTGAATATGGGATTTAGAGACTTCTAAGAGAACTTCCCCTTTGTTTTTTAAAAATGTAAGTGTTGGTCGTTTTCCTCTCCCGTATGTAACTTTCCAATGAATCCATTTTTCTAAGTGCATTTCCTTCATGATCTTCTTTGTATATCTAGGGCTACAACATAAAATATTTGCTAATTCATCGATTGTAATGGTGAAATCCTCGTTTTCCAGTGTGTCCCCAAAGTGATTCCTTAAGTGGAGATAATGCTCCGTTAATTTCATTCTACAAGCACTCCTTCCTTATTGGAGATAAAAGGTGAACAACAATACATTAATTGTACACTTTTTAGTCACTTTTTCCACATATAAAATGGACTTGTAAAAGAGACAGGGAGTGATGAACATGAAAGCAGCAATTGATGATAAAGTGAAGGAACAAGCGGAGAATAGCGGCAAATCATTATGGAAAAACGGTCAGTTTTTGCTCCTGTTATCAGGCAGTTCCATATCTAACTTAACCTTTTATATTTTTACTTTAGCATTGCCGATTATTATTTATGATTTAACCCAATCAACCTTTGCAATGGGAACGATGAGGGGAATAGAATTTTTACCGAACCTACTATTGGCAATTTTTATCGGTGTGCTCGTTGATCGATTTAATCGCAAATTTGTACTACTGAGTGCGGCAAGTGTGCAAGCACTTTGCATCTTCGTCATTATTGTATTTCTCATGTCCTCTTCAATACAGTTATGGCACCTTTATCTTTTCGGATTTATTCTATATACAGCAGGATATACATTTGGCAATGCGTATCATACGGTACTTCCTTTAATCGTAGAAAAGGATCAATTAACCTCGGCAAACGCTATTATTTCGTTTATTCGTACGACCGTTAGCTTAGTTGGACCTGCGTTTGCAGGATTTATCTTAGTGGCCATAAATTATATGTATGGACTCTCGATCACGCTTGTAGGCTTGTTACTTCTTTTGCTGTTCACGAGTTTTTTAAGCATTCCTCATAGGAAAAAGCCGGAAGTACTGAATGAAAAAAATAGTATTTTTTCTGATATAAAAGAAGGCTGGAATAGTCTCATAGAAAATAGAGAGCTGTGGAATCTGACAATCATGGTTCTCCTTAGTAACATAGCGTCTGCATCCACGTTAGCCGTTCTTATTTTTTTCGCGCTTGATGTCATGCAAGTGGCGGAGGTGCAAATTGGGTTTATTTTGTCTAGTTCCGCAGTTGGTGGATTGTTAGCGGCAATGATAGCAAAGAAAATCGTGCGCTGGATTAAAAGAGGGCCATTATTCCTTATCGCTCTTGGCTTAGAAAGCATCGGATATGTGATTTTGTTTTTAGCGATGGATTGGTATTGGCTTGCGGTCGGGATGTTTTTTAATGGCTTTACTGGAGGGCTCATTAATATTCATTATTTCACCCTTCGTCAAGAAACTACACCGAATCATTTGTTAGGTCGCGTAGCTGGTACATCATCAACGATCATGAAGCTCGCAGTACCATTTGCTTTTATTGGTGTAGGTGCTTTAGGAGAAGTAATTCCTGTCCACTTTATCTTCTTAGGGTCAGCCGTCATGACAGGGATGATCATTTTATATTTAATCAAAACCCCAGTTGTTAAAATGAAGTGAGTGTTTTAGGTGCCTGCCCCCCGATGCGGTGAGACGTTGCCGTACCGGGGGGCACCTTTATTTTAATGAGGACGAGGACGTGATTGCTTTTCTCTATTCACAATTCCTAACATGAACCTCTGCCTACTATGTGCATACGTTAAAGGTATGGGAGGGATTGATATGTATTATTTCAATCATCGGTTATTTACATTTCTTCGGAGCAAGGAGTTTATCTGTATTCGTGCAAATACGCCGGCAATGACAAGAATACATCTGTATATAAATGACATTAAACTGAATATCTATAAAATGAATGATGATATTTATTTAAGAACTGATCTGTTGCCATCTGGTTCTCATCTCTTCCATCTGGTGGGGGAGGTCAGTAACTATGGGGAAACCTATACTGTCGAAGAATCTTATCCTATTGATATTGAAAAGAGAACTACTTCCACAAATTTTCGAAGCCATACCTTTAAGCCAGGAGATATTTTAGTGGCAAGTGATAACAAAAAAGGGATACCTAACGGCTATATGGGCCACGCAATTATCATGGTGGACAATGAAAGAATACTAGAGTCGGACTATCAAGACGATAGTATAGCTGTGAACCATATAACTAAGTTTTTTAAGGATCATGAATGGTACGCATTATACCGTCCAATTAATGAAAAAATGGGGGAGCTTGCTGTTAATTGGGGATTGGCTTACCATGAAAAGTACAAAAAGAATGTGAATCAAGGTGTAAATAAACCTCTGTTTTCTTTTCTTCCCTCTAAGTTAACGGATTTATGGTCCACGATATACTGTACAAAACTAGTTTGGCTGTGTTATTACTACGGAGCCAATTATGATTTTAGCCATGAAGGTTTATGGATATCTCCATATCAACTAGACAATCAGTTAAAGAAGGATAAGAACTTCCAGCTAATTTATGAGCACCCAAAACATTACTTTAAGCTAAAAGTATAGGTATTTCTCTTATAAACTACCTACGTGAATGGGGGGATATTAAAACGTTTCCTTTATCATCAGGGAAAAATGGTAAAGGAAATAGCGGCCGTAAAATGCATATTTCGTTTTATATTCTATTATTATTAGCGCAAGATTAAAGCTTACTTCATTGGATATGGATGTGGCTAATGAGAACCGTCCCTGTTAGTCATAGAATTTTATTTACAGCCTGAGCCACGAGCACAACATAGATGGATCGTAATACGTAAAGTTGATGGGCTAAAGGTGGGAACCTGTGGATTTCACTGTTGGAGTAAAGAAGATAACAAAATTGAAATAGGCTATGATCTGAAAAAGGAATTTTGGGGAAATGGATACATGTGTGAAGCTGTAAAGGGAATTATAGACTTTGCTAAGAACACTATGGATTTAAAAGAGATAAATGCCTGTATTTATACTGAAAACGATAAGTCTATAAAATTAGTAGAAAAAATAGGTTTTGTTAAAACTGGTTCGAAATATGAGCTTTTTAGAGGGAAGAAGTATTTACATAGTGTGTATTCGTTAAATGTGAAATAGTCATATCCTTGTCGCATCGGCTGCAGAGTACAAGGATATTTTAAATAGAGAATCATTTAAGAAACGATTGCATTCAATGTGATCGTCTTTTTAAATTAGATCATTACTGTAAATATCAGGTAATATTATTCTCGGGAATTTGTGAAACGATATGGAGAGTTTATGTGAGAAAAGCTAGTATGAAACCACAGGACGTCTTTTCTCGAGCTGTTCTTCACTAAATAGAGGCCATCACATCAAATCTTTCTCTTTACTCTATTCTTTTTTATCGCAATAGGAGTCGTCGGGGTGATTGTATAGATTATTTACTACGAGAAAACGGGGAAGATAGTTAACTAATAGGATTATAAAAGTAGCATCACCTTTCAAAAGCTAATAAATAACTTGTGTAGGAAAACGCCCTTGTACTATAGAATGTAATAATCATAAAAAGAATGTATATAAGTTTTCATTTAGAGAATAGGAGAGTGCATACATGTCTGAACGAAAGATGAAAGAAACCGACAATAGTGTCATTGAATTTATTGAAAAGATCGAAAGTGAGAAAAAGAAGGCAGATGCCTATCGGTTATTAGAAATTTTTGAAGAGGTAACTGGATTTGAAGCAAAAATGTGGGGGCCTAGTATTATAGGTTTTGGGAGCTATCACTATAAGTATGCATCAGGTCGTGAAGGAGATGCACCTTTAGCTGCTTTTTCACCAAGAAAGGCAAAAATTAGTCTTTATATGACCTACGAAAGTGAAGAAAGAGATAGCTTATTAGCAAACTTCGGTAAACATACTAAAAGTAAGGCTTGTATTTATGTGAATAAACTAGCTGATATAGATATCGATGTTTTAAAGGATTTAATTAAACATACAGTAAAAACATATCAGAATCTTTATCCGAACGAATAAAGTGATGTGACTACGGGGGGATAATGTGTAACAGAGTTTGAAAATATATTTCTGCTTGACAAACAACACTACTACGTAATACTATATACCTGTAGTAAGTATTACTGAATACCTGTAACACAGAGTAGTGTAAAAATAAAAAAATGGGTGGTAAATTTGGAAAATATTACAGAAATGCTAAAAGGGGTTCTTGAGGGATGTGTGCTTGAAATCATCAGTCGTGGCGAAACTTACGGCTATGAAATCACACAGCAGCTGCGAGAACTCGGTTTCACTGATGTAGTTGAAGGAACAGTTTATACGATTACCATGCGTCTTGAGAAAAACAATCTTGTGGACATTGAGAAAAAGCGATCCACTGTAGGACCGCCGAGAAAATTTTACACACTTAACGAAGCTGGTAAAAATCAGCTTAATATTTTTTGGGAGAAATGGGAGTTCGTATCAACTAAAATGAACGAACTCAGAACGAAAGAACTTAAAAGGAGAAGGTAATATGAGTATTATAGACAAGATTATTGGTGAGCTAAATGAGAAGCGGGAATGGAAGGCGATGGAGAAGCGTGCGAAGGCACTTCCAAAGGACTATTGTAATGCTTACAAAGCTATACAAAAATATATTTGGACATCTGGGGGTCCCACTGACTGGCAGGACATCAAGCGTATCTTTGGTGGAATTCTCGAACTCTTCGAGGAAGGGGCAGCAGAAGGAAAGAAAGTCACTGACCTCACTGGTGATGATGTGGCGGCTTTCTGTGACGAGCTTGTGAAGGATTCGAAAACTTGGATGGATAAGTATCGCACAAAGTTGAATGAGACGATTTGGAAAAAGTAAATATTATTTAGAAAGATTCCACTGAATAGCTGGCTAGAAATGGGAATTGCCACCGCCACTATTCAGTTATATTTTTACTTCAGTAGTAAGTGATACAGAATATTAGTAATACTGAATAGCTGTGTAAAGGAAAAATAGCGCATTGATGCGCTTATTATAGGGAGGCAGATAGTATGAGCAAAATAGCAATTTCAGTAAAAGGGTTGAAAAAATCTTTTAAAGACAAGGAAGTGTTAAAGGGTGTAAATTTTGAGGTGCAACGTGGAGAAATATTCGCACTGCTTGGCTCAAACGGGGCGGGGAAGACGACGACAGTTAACATTCTCTCGACACTGCTGAAGCCCGATGGAGGAGAAGCCACTGTTTGTGGATTTGACGTCCAACGTCAATCGGAACATGTTCGTCAAAGCATTAGCCTGACTGGCCAGTTCGCAGCTTTAGACGGTATTCTCACTGGGAGAGAAAACCTGAGGATGATCGCCAAGTTACGGGGAGTTTCTAATCCCGCTCAAGTTGCTGACAATCTGCTAGAAAGGTTTGGACTTTCTGATGCAGCAAACCGTCGAGCTGACCAGTATTCAGGGGGAATGAGGCGACGTCTTGACATCGCTATGAGTCTGATTGGAAAGCCACCGGTTATTTTTCTCGACGAACCGACAACAGGGCTTGATCCAGAAGGACGGATAGAAGTTTGGGATACCGTTAAGGAACTTGCTGGTGGTGGCACGACCATTTTGCTAACAACCCAGTACTTAGAGGAAGCCGAACAACTAGCGGACCGTATCGCCATCCTGCATGGCGGGAAAATCATCACGACGGGTACCCTTACAGAACTCAAAGAAATGTTTCCACCGAAGAAAGTGGAATACATTGAGAAGCAGCCAACATTAGAAGAAATATTCCTCGCGATCGTCGGCAAAAAGGAGGGAATTTAGATGAAAAGTAAAACAACGGTTTTACTAGGACGTTTAATGCGTAACATTATGCGAAGCCCGGATACGATAATAACAGTGGCGATTACGCCGATTATGATGATGCTACTGTTTGTCTATGTATTTGGTGGTGCTATAGAAACAGGTACGGATAACTATGTTAATTATTTACTGCCGGGAATCTTGCTGATGGCAATAGCGTCCGGTGTCGGTTACACTTCTTTACGGTTGTTTAATGATGTAAAAAGTGGGCTGATGGCACGTTTCGTTACTATGCCCATCAAGCGCTCGTCAGTTTTGTGGGCTCACGTGTTAACCTCGCTTGTATCCAATGCTCTTACTGTCTTGGTCGTTATTCTCGTTGCGCTCTTGATGGGTTTCCGTTCCGGCGCTGATATTCTAGATTGGCTAGTAGTTGTTGGGTTACTTGGACTATTTACGCTCTCCTTGACATGGCTTACTGTTATTCCTGGATTGACAGCAAAATCGATGGAAGGGGCAATAGCTTATTCATACCCACTAGTTTTCCTTCCGTTTATCAGTTCGGCTTTTGTTCCAACTGAAACGATGCCAACCATAGTCCGTGCATTCGCTGAGTACCAGCCGGTGACATCAATCGTAAATGCAGTTCGAGCACTTTTGTATGAAGGAAATGTTGGTATTGATATGTGGAATGCACTTGGCTGGTGCCTAGCCCTCTTGGTCGTCTCTTACTTTTTTGCAAGTAGAGCATTTCAGCGTCAGTTAGGGTAAGGATGGCAGTGGAAAAAAGTGCAGTGAAAGTCCAACGTCTGCAGAAAGTGCAATAATAACATTTAAGTTGGTTCCTAGTCACCCGGTACGGTAAAGTTATACCGTGCCGGAGCTCTGGAGCCTTTTTTGATATTGAGGTGTATTGGCTAACGAGAACCGTCCCTATTAGCCTTCTGTCATATAAATGACTTAATTTCTCCTTATTCCTATATATGACTATGGTAAAATTATCCTGAAAAAAGTAGTGAGAGGGGGAAAAAATATGCAGCAAACGAAGCAACAGCATTTTGTTCCTACTGGAGCAAATGAGCGAATTGTTACGCTTGATGTTATTAGGGCTTTTGCACTTTTTGGAATTTTACTTGTCAATATGAGGTTCTTTTCGACACCAGCTATTCAAGCGGAGATGGTCGGCACGTCATTTAGTAGCAATTTGCTAGACACTATCAGTACGTGGTTTATCTTTATTTTTGCAGAAGTCAAATTCGTTTCTATGTTTTCGATGTTATTCGGTATTGGTTTTCTTTTGTTTATGGAACGGGGAGAAGAAAAGGGGATTGACGTAAAGAATTTCTTTAAACGGCGGCTTCTCGTTCTACTCCTGTTTGGTCTAATTCATATTTTCTTTTTCTGGTATGGCGATATTTTGACGTTCTATGCCGTACTTGGCTTTCTTTTGCTTTTTATGAAAGGGAAACAACCTCGTTCCTTAAAAAAGGCAGCTATCATTACTTGGAGTATTATCGTTAGTTTCTTTATGCTTATGGCTTCTTTAATGTTTTTGGCCCAATTAGAGAATAGTCCAGAGCAACAGGCATTGATGGAAAATGAAGTGAATCGAATCGCAGAGGTATATAGTCAAGGTACGTTCATTGAAATTCTACAGCAACGAATAAATGACATTTCAGTCATTGCTGTTGGCAACATTTTTCTATTTGGGGTCATTTTAACG is a window from the Evansella cellulosilytica DSM 2522 genome containing:
- a CDS encoding MFS transporter, whose product is MEQQSLFRNRAFIFLFIGGFLALIGYSMFFMTTTWFVISELGSASSLGIILIAITVPRILMMAFGGVLADKFKKTTIMFSTSSIQGVLLVIIFLLHNANQLSFLHLIILGSIFGTLDAFSGPAGTSLIPKIVEKNQIKQANAIIQGLGQIGFVIGPIIAGSVMEFGGVTSGYFVSSIIVLLSAFFMFPPFIKEGPVVNTIKQTPFRDLIEGLSYVKASRFLMTGIFILITLNFFAFGAISIAIPIFVETYGGSPINLSYIEAALGIGMLVSTAIIGIIKIRRRGLTSIVGLIATLIVAIAFSQIPNLYILTVLAFFIGFTMTFVFIPFFTSAQEDTDPRIMGRVMSIVFLAMNGFDPLAYASVTLLVSRGFDIQLVILSFSIVGLMIALSILWRGNTFRSYKSNY
- a CDS encoding MerR family transcriptional regulator, whose protein sequence is MEMTIGQFAKIVGSTVRTLRYYDKIGLLTPKKLNKNGRKIYTKLDWETFQQIVILKHLGLTLNEIKELMTKQKFNNRELLQVQKQLIEEKQAELNNKLEVITRMEKLYNIEGISEEELNEFAFIMLDLFRREKSQIQILEEHFTDDTEILKEIKRLHDPEYKEKMDREIWFLIQAIRNAIHNNDSTSRKKVQKIINEMNNLFPASRKILNLVDNNHFLTKYNHEFTNYFPENIASYIYKELKTYYDENDNNE
- a CDS encoding PH domain-containing protein; the protein is MYFPSKKDNWLAFVILGAILLVILSFIFDGNRNGWPILEFIICLLVIGLPLWIWLGTGYKLEEGLIKIRCGPFKSTVRIKEITKLSATKSPLSAPALSLDRIEITHGMYNMAIVSPKNKIDFISILLSENPDIQVDKNLIRQQSG
- a CDS encoding DUF1272 domain-containing protein, translating into MALEMRKFCEACERSISIEADAYICTYECTFCEPCTENMKYICPNCGGELVKRPKPR
- a CDS encoding ABC transporter substrate-binding protein, with protein sequence MKLTEHYLHLRNHFGDTLENEDFTITIDELANILCCSPRYTKKIMKEMHLEKWIHWKVTYGRGKRPTLTFLKNKGEVLLEVSKSHIQSGRYKEGLQLLHSLGPHYQEKANEWLVNQFGYIEENDKNEPLEVLRYPYYFSIIHLDPAHINSIHENHLVDHIFDTLLVYNPETKSADPHLAHHYECSDEGMTWRFYLRKGVFFHHGRELTAQDVVQSFQRLKEIAFSNKSMISNIKAIEANKKWVVEFHLSQTDYLFPHALCHKQLSIIPIDVYRNLGEAFTTLPTGTGPFKITKHDESMIRLDAHGTYFKGRPHLDRVEIITLDEINQDTKRGFADYFSHDVSANNTPMYWEEVHQPEEGATYITFNLFKDGPHQSKKLREAINLCIDRDALCQFLGGKHLFPADSQLINETAKTYVNAYNPAKSMALLHEAGYSGETLTLYATQLRKNASVQTEAFWIKEQCEKVGIKVDVHVIPIPELLKQSTMKKADMIIGGFAFGNDIVYSFYRFFQIPGSFVKNLMGKKLGAILDQQILNVRQEADTNKQMSYLLDLEHTIKKEVAIINLYHRSHAINVNNNSQLKGISLEWFGRVNYKDLWFK
- a CDS encoding MFS transporter; its protein translation is MKAAIDDKVKEQAENSGKSLWKNGQFLLLLSGSSISNLTFYIFTLALPIIIYDLTQSTFAMGTMRGIEFLPNLLLAIFIGVLVDRFNRKFVLLSAASVQALCIFVIIVFLMSSSIQLWHLYLFGFILYTAGYTFGNAYHTVLPLIVEKDQLTSANAIISFIRTTVSLVGPAFAGFILVAINYMYGLSITLVGLLLLLLFTSFLSIPHRKKPEVLNEKNSIFSDIKEGWNSLIENRELWNLTIMVLLSNIASASTLAVLIFFALDVMQVAEVQIGFILSSSAVGGLLAAMIAKKIVRWIKRGPLFLIALGLESIGYVILFLAMDWYWLAVGMFFNGFTGGLINIHYFTLRQETTPNHLLGRVAGTSSTIMKLAVPFAFIGVGALGEVIPVHFIFLGSAVMTGMIILYLIKTPVVKMK
- a CDS encoding peptidoglycan amidohydrolase family protein, with the protein product MNDDIYLRTDLLPSGSHLFHLVGEVSNYGETYTVEESYPIDIEKRTTSTNFRSHTFKPGDILVASDNKKGIPNGYMGHAIIMVDNERILESDYQDDSIAVNHITKFFKDHEWYALYRPINEKMGELAVNWGLAYHEKYKKNVNQGVNKPLFSFLPSKLTDLWSTIYCTKLVWLCYYYGANYDFSHEGLWISPYQLDNQLKKDKNFQLIYEHPKHYFKLKV
- a CDS encoding GNAT family N-acetyltransferase codes for the protein MEFYLQPEPRAQHRWIVIRKVDGLKVGTCGFHCWSKEDNKIEIGYDLKKEFWGNGYMCEAVKGIIDFAKNTMDLKEINACIYTENDKSIKLVEKIGFVKTGSKYELFRGKKYLHSVYSLNVK
- a CDS encoding DUF1801 domain-containing protein yields the protein MSERKMKETDNSVIEFIEKIESEKKKADAYRLLEIFEEVTGFEAKMWGPSIIGFGSYHYKYASGREGDAPLAAFSPRKAKISLYMTYESEERDSLLANFGKHTKSKACIYVNKLADIDIDVLKDLIKHTVKTYQNLYPNE